A section of the Streptococcus oriscaviae genome encodes:
- a CDS encoding amino acid ABC transporter ATP-binding protein, with the protein MTQLKINVHDLHKSYGDNEVLKGITTKFYEGDVVCIIGPSGSGKSTFLRTMNLLESITSGSVIVDGYDLTDPKTDVDAFRANVGMVFQHFNLFPHMTVIDNITFAPTEHKLMDKAEAEKVAMELLEKVGLADKRDAMPDSLSGGQKQRVAIARALAMNPDIMLFDEPTSALDPEMVGDVLNVMKDLAEQGMTMLIVTHEMGFARKVANRVIFTDGGEFLEDGTPEQIFDNPQHPRLKDFLDKVLNV; encoded by the coding sequence ATGACTCAATTAAAAATCAATGTCCACGACCTGCACAAGTCCTACGGCGACAATGAAGTTTTAAAAGGTATTACTACCAAATTCTATGAAGGAGATGTTGTTTGTATCATCGGTCCTTCAGGTTCTGGTAAATCAACCTTCCTGCGGACAATGAACCTATTAGAATCCATCACTAGCGGATCTGTTATCGTAGATGGCTATGATTTAACAGACCCTAAAACAGATGTGGATGCCTTTCGTGCAAATGTCGGCATGGTTTTCCAACACTTCAATCTTTTTCCTCATATGACTGTCATCGACAACATCACTTTTGCTCCTACTGAGCACAAACTCATGGACAAGGCAGAAGCTGAAAAAGTCGCTATGGAATTGTTGGAAAAGGTCGGACTTGCAGATAAGCGAGATGCTATGCCAGACAGTCTTTCAGGTGGGCAAAAACAGCGTGTCGCTATCGCACGCGCCCTTGCTATGAATCCTGACATCATGCTCTTTGACGAACCAACTTCTGCCCTGGATCCAGAAATGGTCGGCGATGTACTGAACGTTATGAAGGATTTGGCAGAACAAGGGATGACCATGTTAATCGTAACTCACGAGATGGGCTTTGCCCGCAAGGTGGCCAACCGCGTTATCTTTACAGACGGCGGTGAATTCCTTGAAGACGGCACACCCGAGCAAATCTTCGACAACCCACAACACCCACGTTTGAAGGACTTCCTAGATAAAGTTTTGAACGTGTAA